A single window of Priestia filamentosa DNA harbors:
- a CDS encoding metal-dependent hydrolase, translating to MNYSTHVATSLAAGTYLTTVTNVPFSVACLGGIVIGSLLPDIDEPNSFVGRRTFGLSKLIKKTFGHRGLTHSLLFWLLFSLLYYKFQNDFTLGLSLGYVFHIIGDFFSRQGVPLFFPFTKKKFRAPLTYKTGTVQERALLVVALVAFVYIVYRYKLFVTVF from the coding sequence TTGAACTATTCTACACATGTGGCAACATCACTTGCTGCCGGTACATATCTTACAACGGTTACGAACGTGCCTTTTTCTGTTGCTTGCTTAGGAGGAATTGTAATTGGAAGTTTGCTTCCTGACATTGATGAGCCAAATTCTTTTGTAGGGCGCCGAACGTTTGGTTTATCAAAACTAATCAAAAAAACGTTTGGGCATAGAGGGCTAACGCATTCACTTTTATTTTGGCTTTTGTTTTCGCTTCTTTACTACAAATTTCAGAATGATTTCACCCTTGGATTGAGCTTAGGGTATGTTTTTCATATTATTGGGGATTTCTTCTCTAGGCAAGGTGTACCGCTTTTCTTTCCGTTTACAAAAAAGAAGTTTCGTGCACCACTTACATACAAAACAGGAACGGTTCAGGAAAGAGCACTTCTTGTTGTAGCACTTGTTGCTTTTGTATATATTGTGTACAGATATAAACTGTTTGTGACGGTTTTTTAA
- a CDS encoding DHH family phosphoesterase, with protein MRLFSHNDLDGVSPAILALRAFSKENVHYSCVGIYKIDEVIEEYLEENEDIEEEIYITDISVNEEVAAKLNERVQRGQKILLFDHHSSAKWLDETYEWATVKAVDEKGQKTCGTELFYHHLLKEGKLQQTSVMSEYVELVRQFDTWDWYENNNEKAKKLNHLFYLIKREDFIETVLTALDKEEEFAFTEVHETILALEQEKIDRYIHNKSHQMIKEQLEIGETQYTAGIVFAENYQSELGNALCVDDEELDFVALIDMGKRRIGFRTARDNVNLSEIAARFDGGGHPKAAGCSLGKETFDLFVLHTMFSETEA; from the coding sequence ATGAGATTATTTTCACATAATGACCTGGATGGAGTAAGTCCAGCTATTTTAGCTCTTCGTGCGTTTTCAAAGGAAAATGTTCATTATTCATGCGTTGGCATTTATAAAATTGATGAAGTAATTGAAGAGTATTTAGAAGAAAATGAAGATATAGAAGAAGAAATTTATATTACAGATATTTCGGTCAATGAAGAAGTGGCTGCAAAATTAAATGAACGCGTACAACGCGGACAAAAGATTCTTCTATTTGATCATCATTCATCAGCAAAATGGCTTGATGAAACCTATGAATGGGCTACAGTAAAAGCAGTGGATGAAAAGGGACAAAAAACGTGTGGGACAGAGCTTTTTTATCACCACCTTCTTAAAGAAGGGAAATTACAACAAACTTCGGTGATGTCTGAGTATGTTGAACTTGTTCGTCAATTTGATACATGGGACTGGTATGAAAATAATAATGAAAAAGCGAAGAAACTAAATCATTTGTTTTATTTAATTAAACGAGAAGATTTTATTGAAACCGTATTAACCGCATTAGATAAAGAAGAAGAGTTTGCGTTTACAGAAGTCCATGAAACCATTTTAGCTCTTGAACAAGAAAAAATTGATCGCTATATCCATAATAAAAGTCATCAAATGATCAAGGAACAGCTAGAAATTGGGGAGACGCAATATACTGCTGGAATTGTATTTGCAGAGAACTACCAATCAGAGCTTGGAAATGCCCTTTGTGTAGACGACGAAGAGCTCGATTTTGTAGCTCTAATCGATATGGGGAAACGCCGTATTGGTTTTAGAACAGCAAGAGATAACGTGAATTTAAGTGAAATTGCCGCTCGTTTTGATGGAGGAGGACATCCAAAAGCAGCAGGATGCTCCTTAGGAAAAGAAACGTTTGATCTTTTTGTTCTTCATACGATGTTTTCAGAAACAGAAGCCTAA
- a CDS encoding Ku protein, with protein sequence MLHTIWKGQLHFGTIEVPIRLHSAVENSDVKLRLLHRECSTPIKQKRICPHCNVEVDHNDLVRGYEREDGTFIQLEEEEINMVKAPFLGKELSIFHFLKKAEVDPLYYNKTFFVLPLKENIKAYEILRAALQATNTFALTKIFLYSSDQYAVIRAYENILALHTLHPYEDIRHIRDDRLANQVSNQDQKLAVDLIENLTEPFQPEVFHDDYQEALLKYIDEKEAKPKQERTIAHMMEALKASIDQSTIETKSPKNMNKKPRATS encoded by the coding sequence ATGCTTCATACAATCTGGAAAGGTCAGCTTCATTTTGGAACGATTGAAGTACCTATTAGACTTCATTCAGCTGTTGAAAATTCTGATGTTAAGCTTCGATTGCTTCATCGAGAATGCTCAACACCGATCAAACAGAAACGAATTTGTCCACACTGCAATGTAGAAGTTGACCACAATGATTTAGTTCGTGGGTATGAGCGTGAAGACGGAACTTTTATTCAGCTAGAAGAGGAAGAAATAAATATGGTAAAAGCTCCTTTCTTAGGAAAAGAACTTTCCATCTTTCATTTTCTAAAAAAAGCAGAGGTTGATCCTCTTTACTATAATAAAACTTTTTTTGTACTTCCTTTAAAAGAAAACATCAAAGCCTATGAAATTCTTCGAGCGGCATTACAAGCTACAAATACATTTGCTTTGACAAAGATATTTTTATATTCAAGCGATCAATATGCTGTTATTCGCGCCTATGAAAACATATTAGCTCTTCACACTCTTCATCCTTATGAAGATATACGTCATATAAGAGACGATAGGTTAGCAAATCAAGTTTCAAATCAAGATCAAAAGCTTGCTGTAGACCTTATTGAAAACTTAACAGAACCTTTTCAGCCAGAAGTATTTCATGATGACTATCAAGAAGCGCTTCTCAAATATATCGATGAAAAAGAAGCGAAGCCAAAACAAGAACGAACAATTGCTCATATGATGGAAGCGCTAAAAGCAAGTATTGATCAATCTACGATTGAAACAAAATCTCCTAAAAATATGAATAAGAAACCACGAGCTACAAGCTAA
- a CDS encoding acyl-CoA dehydrogenase family protein: MTATFIKTDFQKEWLQRLTPLVEEFANNGAEIDEKSLFPTEHIEKLKKIGYTSLSLPKEAGGEGLALYDLLLFQEKIASGDASTALAIGWHMGITMDLNDKRNWPEYTLHTMFQEIKNKKLLNGAATEPKTGSPTRGGRPETTAISQQDGFLMNGHKTFTTMAPALDYFLVKAWIEEEGTVGEFIVPKTAKGVSIEETWDMIAMRGTGSHDLLLENVFLEKDKLVRLLKGGNKREASGWLLHIPACYLGVALAARNYAIEFAKTYSPNSIEGTISTLPNVKMGLGEMELELLKGRQFLYAVATKWDECETKDEKDSLLEELSAAKLIATNCAINVVDKAMRIVGAKSLQRTNPLQRYYRDVRAGLHNPPMDDMTIMNLAQSALEE; this comes from the coding sequence GTGACAGCAACATTTATCAAAACAGACTTTCAAAAGGAATGGCTACAACGACTTACTCCCCTTGTAGAAGAGTTTGCAAACAATGGAGCCGAAATTGATGAAAAGTCTCTTTTTCCAACTGAACATATTGAGAAATTAAAGAAGATTGGCTATACGTCTTTATCCCTGCCTAAAGAGGCCGGTGGGGAAGGATTAGCGCTTTATGATCTTCTTCTTTTTCAAGAAAAAATTGCAAGTGGAGATGCTTCAACAGCTCTTGCTATCGGCTGGCATATGGGGATTACAATGGATTTAAATGATAAAAGGAATTGGCCTGAATATACTCTTCATACTATGTTTCAAGAGATTAAAAATAAAAAACTTTTAAATGGAGCAGCAACAGAGCCCAAAACAGGAAGTCCAACGCGAGGAGGACGCCCTGAAACAACAGCTATAAGTCAACAAGACGGTTTTCTTATGAATGGTCATAAGACATTTACAACAATGGCTCCTGCCCTAGATTATTTTCTTGTGAAGGCATGGATAGAAGAAGAAGGAACAGTCGGAGAGTTTATCGTGCCTAAAACGGCAAAAGGGGTTTCAATTGAAGAAACGTGGGACATGATTGCTATGCGAGGTACAGGTAGTCATGATTTACTTTTAGAGAATGTTTTCCTTGAGAAGGATAAGCTTGTTCGATTATTAAAAGGAGGAAATAAGCGTGAAGCAAGCGGCTGGCTTTTGCATATTCCAGCGTGTTATTTAGGCGTTGCACTCGCTGCTCGAAACTATGCTATAGAATTTGCTAAAACTTACTCTCCTAACAGCATAGAAGGCACGATTAGCACATTACCAAACGTCAAAATGGGACTTGGAGAAATGGAATTAGAGCTTCTAAAAGGACGTCAATTTTTATATGCTGTCGCAACAAAATGGGATGAATGTGAAACAAAAGATGAAAAAGACAGCTTGCTTGAAGAGCTTTCAGCAGCAAAGCTTATCGCGACAAATTGTGCTATTAATGTCGTAGATAAAGCCATGCGTATTGTTGGAGCAAAAAGTTTACAGCGTACAAATCCACTTCAACGGTACTATCGAGACGTGCGTGCAGGATTACACAATCCACCTATGGATGACATGACAATTATGAATTTAGCGCAGTCAGCTCTAGAAGAGTAA
- a CDS encoding Hsp20/alpha crystallin family protein: protein MFPWKSNSWPFEQGKEQNNKETDQYLKSVLSSAMSQPLPDFIKNNDFFKQALQMSHTKTSEGETALMYDIFQTHDSCIIQVKIPDRATLAYLKVSHSPFSCFIESNGEKKFQQEISLPSSVRKKGAKATYQKGLLEISLPKSSQHSLSEIPIHDLEA, encoded by the coding sequence GTGTTTCCATGGAAATCTAACTCTTGGCCTTTTGAACAAGGAAAAGAGCAAAACAATAAAGAGACGGATCAATATTTAAAAAGCGTGCTATCCTCTGCAATGTCACAGCCTTTACCAGACTTCATTAAAAATAATGATTTTTTTAAACAAGCGTTGCAAATGTCCCATACTAAAACTTCAGAAGGTGAAACAGCGCTTATGTATGATATATTTCAAACGCATGATAGCTGTATCATCCAAGTAAAAATTCCAGACCGCGCTACATTAGCTTATCTAAAGGTTTCTCATAGTCCATTCTCCTGTTTTATTGAAAGTAATGGAGAGAAAAAATTTCAGCAAGAAATATCTCTTCCTTCGAGCGTGCGAAAAAAAGGCGCAAAAGCAACTTATCAAAAAGGACTGCTCGAGATCTCGTTACCAAAATCCTCTCAGCATTCCCTCTCTGAAATTCCCATTCACGACTTAGAAGCCTAA